The Myxosarcina sp. GI1 genome has a segment encoding these proteins:
- a CDS encoding toxin-antitoxin system HicB family antitoxin, with protein MATLTIRLPDDKHARLKELARSRGISLNKLIEEFSTIALTEFDAENRFRALAAKGNPEEGLKILDKLDRSFEP; from the coding sequence ATGGCAACTTTAACAATTCGTTTACCAGACGACAAACACGCAAGATTAAAAGAATTGGCTAGATCGAGAGGGATTAGTCTAAATAAGTTGATAGAAGAATTTTCCACTATTGCTTTAACAGAATTTGATGCGGAGAATCGTTTTAGGGCTTTAGCAGCTAAAGGAAATCCAGAAGAAGGCTTGAAGATTTTAGATAAGTTAGATCGTTCATTTGAGCCGTGA
- a CDS encoding putative toxin-antitoxin system toxin component, PIN family, whose amino-acid sequence MVTKIVIDTSVFIGALISRTGANRELIRRCLRQEYQPLMGNALFSEYESVMNRPEIITKCPISQEEVMTLFAALINVSQWVSIYYLWRPNLKDEADNHLVELAMAGNARIIATNNIKDFHNSDLLFPNLAILKPEDIIRS is encoded by the coding sequence ATGGTTACAAAAATCGTTATTGATACCAGTGTGTTTATTGGTGCGCTTATTAGTAGGACTGGTGCTAATCGCGAATTGATTCGGCGTTGTCTGAGACAAGAGTATCAACCTTTGATGGGCAATGCTTTATTTTCTGAGTACGAATCAGTAATGAATCGACCAGAAATTATTACTAAATGTCCCATAAGCCAAGAAGAGGTCATGACTTTGTTTGCAGCCTTAATTAACGTCAGTCAATGGGTATCAATTTATTATCTGTGGCGACCAAATCTTAAAGATGAGGCAGACAATCATCTAGTGGAGTTAGCAATGGCGGGAAATGCTCGAATTATAGCGACTAACAATATCAAAGATTTTCATAATTCTGATTTGCTTTTTCCCAATTTGGCGATTTTAAAACCTGAAGATATTATTCGGAGTTAG